The Brassica oleracea var. oleracea cultivar TO1000 chromosome C7, BOL, whole genome shotgun sequence sequence CTACAAAGTATAAAAATAATATACATTATTTTAGTGTATATTCATTATGTATTTTCCAATTAATTTAATTTACAATACTTAATAATATGTTTTATATATAAGGTTAATAGTATTTGTCAGTCCATAGAAAGTGAAAATATAAAAGCATTATAAACTATACAACAAAGTGTAAAAGTAGAATAAATTAGTTGAATATGTATATAATAATTTATCTTATATTATAAATGTATGTCGAGTTTATTGTATAGTATATAAAATAGAAATTTTCTTAAATATATATGACTACTAAAATTTATATTTTCCTAAACCCTCGCTAACTAGATTATAATTTGCTGCTATTGGTTTTATTTTTGGTTATAAATAGTATATTTTGCATGTGAGAAAAGTATGGGTTGAAATCCATAACAACTATATTAGAATTTTAAATATTTTAATCAATTTAAGATGTTGTTATTGGATTGGTGTTTTAAAAATATTATATTGCATATATTTAGGAATGAAAACTATACCATGTTTTGCATGTGAGAAAAGTATTAAATATAAAGTCCATGGGCTGAAATCAATAACAACTATATTATAATTTTAAATATTTAAAACAATTTAAGATGTTGTTATTAGTTTGGTGTTTGAAAAATATTATATTGCATATTTACCAATGAAACCAACAAATTATAAATTAAAATATATTAGTTAGTAATTGTGACCCATAAAATTTAGTCTATAATTTGATTTCAAACACTTTTAATTAACTGCTTAGGAATTATAAATGTGTGTCTGAAATAATAAGATGATTGATTAGATAAATAATTTTTTTTATAATAATAACTAAACTATGATGTATGTTCTACCAGTTTGGATATCCAAACCGGAAACATAAAATCGACATAGAACATAGCAGAATGGGAACTTATATCACCTAGTGCAAGTTTTTCCACTACTGAATTGTGTGCTTTTGGTATATGCCGGATCTTGAAAGTATGAAAGAAAGTCTTACTAGGTCGAAATTCTTCCAAATGTGTAGAAAAAGTTTACCGTTCTTCAGGTGATTATACCATCTTCACCAATTGAAAATAGTTTGTTGCAGAAATTACGTCTGAACAATTAAAGGTATATACTCCGTAGTCCATATCAAAGCTTCATATTCTACATGTAAAGCTGGTAAGCAGAATTTTAATGATTTTAATTAATATAGATTTATTGTAAGGCTTAGCATAATAGATTTGATTGGCTAAGGTTGTGGCTTTCTATCTTTTGCTCAAAGATTTAGGTTTTAGATTTTTAGCTTTGGCTTTAGTTTATTTTACTGTAGAAATTTTTTTGATAGCGTTGAATATATACTCTAAAAGTGTTTTTTAAGCAAACATATTTCATTTTATAATGTTTTGGCTTTGGATACAGTTTTGAAAATAAAAACATGATTGCTTTGAAAATGGTCGTAAAAATTAAAAAGGTTGTCTAAAGTTCATACAACAACTACCAATCACCCCTGATATTTTTGCCAAATTTATATATATTTGATTTTTTTTAACACTGGATGGTAGCACACATTACATCATAATATAATCTCTAACTCCATTAGATATGATGATCAATTACCTGCAACATATGTGTTAATGATGAACAAACTTCACGGGCAATGATTCCACGATGAAGCTCTCTCCGAAACACTTGGATCGACGGACGGTTCTGCATGTACGATGGACGGGCTTTCTCCGCAGCAGACGCCCACAACGAACGGCTCTGCTTACAGTACTATGGAACTTCCCAAAAGCTTGCATTCTATAATCGGCAAGAAATTGCTTAGTCTAGAATTCGAATCCTATACATGAATGTAAAAGCATTTAAACCTTAACTAGTAAACTAAGATGCTTCCAATTTATGTATTTGATTTGGTACCAAATAGGAAATCAAAGCTTCAGCAAACGAATCTTAACACAACACATCCATCCAAAAATATATCTTCCCATTAGCACACAGGAAAAACAATAGATCTTCCCCTCACACGTGCTTGTCGATTCTCATCATTCGAATGATAACATAATTTACAATATAGGCTTCGAATGTTTACAACCGCCCCGCCCCGCACCGCAGTTAACAGTAACAAAAATCTCTACATATATCATATATCTATACGTTTTTATAACTGTTAAAATCGTACCGCAATTGAACCGCTTGTCCCGTACCGCTCAAACCGCAATCACCATTCGGAGCCATAGAGTCCTAATTTTTCCTTACTATTAATTTATTATTGAATGCAAGGAAACGGGTTGAATATAGAAAATTATTCTATCGGTCCGGGTCCATAAAGAAGACAACAAAGTTCACCTAATATGAGTACGACTTGTTCCATTGGCTAAATAAATGTATTTCTCTTCTCGACTCCAGTGCCTTTAAAATCTGCTTTTGAAATTTTGACATTATCCCAAAACTCACAATTTTTTTCACTGCACAAACCAATTATCGTTGAATGTTGACCAGTGAAATGTTGTAACCGGCAAAAGATAAAAATGATGCAGATAAGACTGTTTTCACTGACTACCCTTCTCCATTATCAAAACTATGATTGTGTCTCTCAAGACTCTTTAAATGTTACTGTGTCATCACCTCAGACTCGTTCTCGTCATTTTCAATTGCTAATCCCTATTACTGAAAAGTAAGAACATAAACCCTCTCTCTCTGGTTTTGTTGCCCATGCCTTGTGGGCCTTGTTGTGGTCCTAGTGACAGAAAGGTGATTACGATGTCTGTAAAGGGATGTTATGGTCAGTTAAGTGTTAAGTTTTGGTAATCAAGGTCCGATTTATACTAATGATATCCGCTAATTAAGAAAAAGCGGGTCTCTCGAGAAATCGCTAAGTACATGAATTCTAGTGGTGGGATCCATCATCTTCTTTTAAATTGTAACATCAAGACCGTTCATCATCATCATCAAAATTTGTAATCCATGGGTTTCTTTTTTATCTTTAAAATTATCTTTATGAATTTATATGGTTCGCTTAGAGATTATTTTGCATTACTGATTGAAGCTTATAGTGATATGCATGTGTGACGTAATTTTATGATTTGCTGAATGTATTAATAAACCACACAATGTTCAAAGATTAGGTAACAACATCACTTTCAACAGATTTAGAATTGGAAACAACAAGGGTCCAAACTAAAATTAAATTAAGTTTTTGTGGATCTTAAAATCCATACGCACTATATACATATTTGAGTGTTTTTGTTTATAAAGTAAGGAAGAAAAAGTTTTAAGGTACAAAATCTTCAAAACAACAATAATGTAAATTATGTTTAAACTATATTGATGAATATCAGATGACGAGATCGTAAATGTAAGTAAGAATCAAAACAGCACAAGTGTGAAGAACAAAATGGCAGGATCGATGTGTTTGGGAGAGCTCGACATCTAAGTCGATGTATGCATGTGTTAAAGTCGTAGTCTTTCGCCTTCTTCCTCCTTTTATACTTGTCTCTATTGTTGTCATCTCTAATATCTTCTCCTCCATTTTTGAGCAATCATCTTCTCTCTTGAGACTAAATTAATAATACTCACCATCAAGCTCGACGCATATCTCATGTACTTGGTTCATCTACCTGTTTCCAGGTCTAATTTACCGGGTCTCGACTTCGATGCTAGATTAGAGTCAAGCAACATTCTCTCATCAAATTCATGTTTTCTTTTACTTTTATAAGACTTTTAAATTCTTAATTCTAAATTAAAGTTTTTAAAAAAATCTCCCTCCATTGATATAAACAAAAAGTAAATAAAATAATAATAATTCACAAATAAAGACACGCCAATTTCATCGTCTTGATCACTTACCCTCACCACACTATCTCACCCTTTTTTAAACCATACCCTAACCTAACACAGAAAGAGAAACAAACAGAGCCATGAAACTTCTTCTCATCCTCCTCCTTCTCCTCCACATTTCCCTCTCCTTCGCCGCCGTTCATCAAATCTCCGAGCTCCGTGCTCTTCTCTCACTCAAATCCTCCCTCACCAGCAGCAAAAACGACCAACACTCGCCTCTCGCCTCATGGAACCTCTCCACAAGCTTCTGCCTATGGACAGGAGTCACGTGCGACGCCTCTCTCCGTCACGTGACCTCCCTCTACCTATCCGGCCTCAACCTCTCGGGGACTCTCTCCTCCTCCGTATCTCACTTACCTCTCTTGCGAAACCTCTCCCTCGCCGCTAACCAGATCTCGGGCCACATCCCCCCGGAGATGGCCAGCCTCTCGGAGCTCCGCCTTCTGAATCTCTCCAACAACGTCTTCAACGGCTCGTTCCCCGACGAGCTCTCCGCCCGATTGGTGAACCTCCGGGTCCTCGATTTGTACAACAACAACTTAACCGGAGACTTGCCCGTCTCCCTCACCAACCTGACGGAGCTCCGTCACCTCCACCTCGGCGGGAACTACTTCTCCGGAAGAATCCCGCCGGCGTACGGAAGCTGGCATGCTCTCGAGTATTTAGCAGTTTCCGGCAACGAACTCGCCGGGAAAATCCCCCCGGAGATCGGAAGCCTAACGGCTCTCCGGGAGCTCTACATCGGATACTTCAACGCCTTCGACGGCGGTCTTCCGCCGGAGATCGGAAACCTATCGGACCTCCTCAGGCTCGACGCCGCGAACTGCGGGTTGAGAGGAGAGATTCCGCCGGAGATCGGGAGGCTTCGGAGGCTCGACACGCTCTTCCTCCAGGTAAACGCCTTCTCGGGGACGTTACCGCCGGAGCTGGGAACGATCTCGAGCTTGAAATCGATGGATCTGTCTAACAACATGTTCACCGGAGAGATCCCACCGAGTTTCGAGCAGCTGAGGAATCTGACGCTACTGAATCTGTTCAGGAACAAGCTGTACGGCGCTATACCGGAGTTCATCGGCGATATGCCGGGGCTCGAGGTGTTGCAGCTGTGGGAGAACAACTTCACCGGTAGCATCCCTCGGAAGCTAGGGGGGAACGGTAGGCTGGTGATTCTTGACCTCTCCTCCAACAAACTCACCGGAACTTTGCCGCCTAATATGTGCTTCGGTAACCGGTTAGTGACGGTGATCACCCTCGGCAACTTCTTGTTCGGTTCGATCCCTGATTCGCTTGGGAAATGCGAGTCTTTGACCCGGATCCGAATGGGTCAGAATTTCCTTAACGGGTCGATTCCCAACGGGCTTTTCGGGTTACCCGAGTTATCTCAAGTGGAGCTCCAAGACAATTACCTCACGGGAGAGTTACCGTTACCGATAAGCGGAGGAGTGTCTGTTAACCTCGGTCAGATCAGTCTTTCGAATAACCAACTCTCCGGTCCCTTACCGCCGACCATCGGGAACTTCTCCGGCGTCCAGAAACTGCTCTTGGACGGTAACAAGTTCTCCGGTCCGATTCCCTCGGAGATAGGGAGGCTTCAGCAGCTTTCGAAGCTTGATTTCAGCCACAATCTGTTCTCCGGCGGGATCGCGCCGGAGATCAGCCGCTGTAAGCTGCTGACGTACGTCGACCTGAGCCGTAACGAGCTCTCAGGTGAGATGCCTAACGAGATCACGAGCATGAGGATCTTGAATTACTTGAATGTTTCGAGAAACCATCTCGTCGGTTCGATCCCCGCGACGATATCGTCGATGCAGAGTTTAACATCTGTTGATTTCTCTTACAACAACCTCTCCGGTTTGGTTCCCAGCACTGGGCAGTTCGGTTACTTTAATCACACATCCTTCTTGGGTAATTCTGATCTTTGCGGTCCCTATTTGGGTCCTTGCAACCAGCCTCATCATGTCAGACCTCTATCCCCTAGTACAAAGCTCTTACTCGTCCTCGGACTGCTGTTCTGTTCCATGGTGTTTGCTATAGCTGCCATAGTCAAAGCCAGGTCCTTGAGAAACGCCGCCGAGTCCAAGGCTTGGAGATTGACTGCTTTCCAGAGACTAGACTTCACTTGCGATGACGTCTTGGTCTGTCTCAAGGAAGACAACATCATAGGCAAAGGCGGCGCCGGGATTGTCTACAAAGGCGTGATGCCTAGCGGCGACCTAGTAGCGGTCAAGAGATTGGCTACAATGTCTCACGGATCTTCTCATGACCATGGGTTCAACGCGGAGATTCAGACTTTAGGTAGGATCAGACACAGACACATTGTTAGGCTGCTTGGGTTTTGCTCTAACCATGAAACGAATCTCCTCGTGTACGAGTACATGCCCAACGGTAGCCTTGGAGAGGTCCTTCACGGAAAGAAAGGAGGTCATCTGCATTGGGAAACACGTTACAAGATTGCTCTTGAAGCAGCCAAGGGTCTTTGCTACCTCCACCATGACTGTTCTCCTTTGATCGTCCACAGAGATGTTAAATCCAACAACATCCTCCTAGACTCCAACTTTGAAGCTCATGTCGCCGACTTTGGTCTCGCCAAG is a genomic window containing:
- the LOC106305848 gene encoding leucine-rich repeat receptor-like serine/threonine-protein kinase BAM2, with protein sequence MKLLLILLLLLHISLSFAAVHQISELRALLSLKSSLTSSKNDQHSPLASWNLSTSFCLWTGVTCDASLRHVTSLYLSGLNLSGTLSSSVSHLPLLRNLSLAANQISGHIPPEMASLSELRLLNLSNNVFNGSFPDELSARLVNLRVLDLYNNNLTGDLPVSLTNLTELRHLHLGGNYFSGRIPPAYGSWHALEYLAVSGNELAGKIPPEIGSLTALRELYIGYFNAFDGGLPPEIGNLSDLLRLDAANCGLRGEIPPEIGRLRRLDTLFLQVNAFSGTLPPELGTISSLKSMDLSNNMFTGEIPPSFEQLRNLTLLNLFRNKLYGAIPEFIGDMPGLEVLQLWENNFTGSIPRKLGGNGRLVILDLSSNKLTGTLPPNMCFGNRLVTVITLGNFLFGSIPDSLGKCESLTRIRMGQNFLNGSIPNGLFGLPELSQVELQDNYLTGELPLPISGGVSVNLGQISLSNNQLSGPLPPTIGNFSGVQKLLLDGNKFSGPIPSEIGRLQQLSKLDFSHNLFSGGIAPEISRCKLLTYVDLSRNELSGEMPNEITSMRILNYLNVSRNHLVGSIPATISSMQSLTSVDFSYNNLSGLVPSTGQFGYFNHTSFLGNSDLCGPYLGPCNQPHHVRPLSPSTKLLLVLGLLFCSMVFAIAAIVKARSLRNAAESKAWRLTAFQRLDFTCDDVLVCLKEDNIIGKGGAGIVYKGVMPSGDLVAVKRLATMSHGSSHDHGFNAEIQTLGRIRHRHIVRLLGFCSNHETNLLVYEYMPNGSLGEVLHGKKGGHLHWETRYKIALEAAKGLCYLHHDCSPLIVHRDVKSNNILLDSNFEAHVADFGLAKFLQDSGASECMSAIAGSYGYIAPEYAYTLKVDEKSDVYSFGVVLLELVTGRKPVGEFGDGVDIVQWVRSMTDSNKECVLKVIDHRLSSVPVHEVTHVFYVALLCVEEQAVARPTMREVVQILTELPKIPLSKQLAVESDVTEKSPAVDEDLLSN